One Euphorbia lathyris chromosome 1, ddEupLath1.1, whole genome shotgun sequence DNA segment encodes these proteins:
- the LOC136209630 gene encoding protein LURP-one-related 15-like: protein MSNPIPAMTSNMPLERPVVVIDHQFCAQYPTDLVISTKILSLGENDFGVHDVNGTLIFKIKSKHLTMHDRRYLKDANDNILVTLHEKIMSAHKRWVAYRGESGEETDLLFSVKKSSMIQMKTQLDIYLGNNKAELNPDFKVKGSWKERSCTIFIGDGESKPIIAQMHRGHNLKTAMLDADNFAVTVYPNVDYAFIVALVVVLDEITD, encoded by the exons ATGAGCAACCCAATTCCGGCGATGACATCTAACATGCCGCTAGAGAGACCAGTGGTGGTGATCGATCACCAATTCTGTGCACAATACCCTACCGACCTCGTTATTTCCACCAAGATCTTGAGCCTCGGAGAAAACGATTTTGGCGTCCATGATGTTAACGGCACTCTCATTTTCAAGATCAAAAGTAAGCACTTAACCATGCATGATCGCCGATATCTCAAAGACGCCAATGATAATATCCTCGTCACTCTCCATGAGAAG ATAATGAGTGCTCATAAAAGGTGGGTGGCGTACAGAGGAGAAAGTGGAGAGGAAACGGATCTGTTGTTTAGTGTGAAGAAATCATCAATGATCCAAATGAAGACACAATTAGATATTTACTTAGGCAATAATAAAGCCGAACTTAATCCTGATTTTAAGGTCAAAGGATCCTGGAAGGAGAGATCGTGCACCATTTTTATTGGAGATGGAGAATCCAAACCCATCATTGCACAA ATGCACAGAGGACACAATCTCAAGACGGCTATGCTGGATGCAGACAACTTTGCCGTCACTGTTTATCCAAATGTGGATTATGCATTTATAGTAGCTCTTGTTGTGGTTCTTGACGAGATCACTGATTAA